The proteins below are encoded in one region of Ostrea edulis chromosome 3, xbOstEdul1.1, whole genome shotgun sequence:
- the LOC125673379 gene encoding uncharacterized protein LOC125673379 produces the protein MYQSKGTGQHYIECDTCTDYSQFYCNSCHQRMCKEHRDIHLKENENKDEEHVVVLYQDRTKELPEEKCKIHPQKIIDLNCSDCEVVLCSKCFTQKHNGHTVQDLEIVYNEILQKCRKRMIHIRDAIIPQAMGNLQKQKESVDVVKRETAELRLSMKRHADAIKAAVDAIIADNNAQVDEIEKSIVDDMEEEIKETKDYVSRLQELEGNMNVGMALAKPTELMSLHKELTKAKTTPSAETSRTKLPVFMKGKFSRKDLEIQFGELRLENEVTVEKQPIQDCSFTKPTTIPVNLHLASSVTKAEVTAPSILKNVYHLSFSTSGHFLASDNKGNLIEFDREGNQLQKISTSRNTTGYHTGTAEGEWLYTDYNKKALYRVDRDKAITKLIATGDWVPESIYSSHSNGDILVAMNRNKEWKVTRYSKGGEELQDIQFGGRAQALYHSINFITENINGDICASDFITHKVVVVTRSGQYRFFYSGHRSQNEFWPFGICTDVLGNILVCNGRLEDFYNCSSVHLLDQDGQFLSLLLTPKHCPPRPRAICVDDQHNLWIGCQNSSTICVYTYLHNKDR, from the coding sequence atgtaCCAAAGTAAAGGGACGGGGCAGCATTACATTGAGTGTGACACGTGCACCGACTATAGTCAGTTTTACTGCAACTCCTGTCACCAGCGAATGTGTAAGGAGCACAGGGACATCCATCTTAAGGAAAACGAAAATAAAGATGAAGAACATGTGGTAGTTCTCTACCAAGACAGAACAAAAGAATTACCTGAAGAAAAATGCAAGATCCACCCCCAAAAAATCATAGATCTTAACTGTAGTGATTGTGAAGTCGTTCTTTGTTCTAAATGTTTTACCCAGAAACACAATGGTCATACGGTACAAGACTTAGAAATTGTCTACaatgaaattttacaaaaatgtcgGAAAAGGATGATTCATATCCGAGACGCCATCATCCCACAAGCCATGGGAAATCTACAGAAACAGAAAGAAAGCGTAGACGTTGTAAAGAGAGAAACTGCAGAATTGAGATTGTCCATGAAGAGGCACGCTGATGCGATCAAGGCAGCAGTGGATGCCATAATAGCAGATAATAATGCCCAGGTGGATGAAATCGAGAAATCCATCGTCGATGACATGGAAGAAGAGATAAAGGAAACTAAAGACTACGTTTCCCGTCTACAGGAGTTGGAGGGAAACATGAATGTAGGAATGGCATTAGCAAAACCTACTGAATTAATGAGCTTACACAAGGAATTGACCAAAGCAAAGACAACACCTTCGGCTGAAACTTCACGAACAAAATTACCGGTCTTTATGAAAGGCAAATTCAGTAGAAAAGACCTGGAGATACAGTTTGGAGAACTCCGTCTAGAAAATGAGGTTACAGTAGAAAAGCAACCTATACAAGATTGCAGTTTCACTAAACCGACGACAATACCGGTTAATTTACATCTTGCAAGTTCAGTAACAAAGGCCGAGGTCACTGCTCCATCCATTCTGAAAAATGTTTATCATCTATCTTTTTCAACATCAGGACATTTCCTGGCCAGTGATAACAAGGGAAATCTCATTGAGTTTGACAGAGAGGGAAATCAGCTGCAGAAGATATCTACCAGCAGAAATACCACAGGATACCACACAGGGACTGCGGAGGGAGAATGGCTATACACAGATTACAACAAAAAAGCACTGTACAGAGTAGATAGGGACAAGGCCATCACAAAGCTTATTGCAACAGGAGACTGGGTACCAGAGTCCATCTATTCCTCTCACAGTAATGGGGACATTCTGGTGGCGatgaatagaaataaagaaTGGAAGGTGACCAGATATAGCAAGGGTGGAGAGGAACTCCAGGACATTCAGTTCGGTGGCAGAGCACAAGCTCTATACCATAGCATAAACTTTATCACTGAGAATATCAACGGCGACATTTGTGCCTCAGATTTCATTACCCATAAGGTAGTGGTAGTGACCAGATCTGGGCAATATCGATTCTTTTACTCTGGTCATCGGTCACAAAATGAATTTTGGCCCTTCGGAATCTGCACCGACGTCCTTGGAAATATCTTGGTGTGCAATGGCCGTTTAGAAGACTTCTATAATTGCTCCAGTGTCCACCTGCTGGATCAGGATGGTCAGTTTCTGTCTCTTCTCCTCACACCGAAACATTGTCCACCGCGTCCCCGTGCAATCTGTGTGGATGATCAACACAACCTCTGGATAGGTTGTCAGAACAGTTCTACAATCTGTGTGTACACATATCTTCACAATAAAGACAGGTAA